One window from the genome of Calliopsis andreniformis isolate RMS-2024a chromosome 12, iyCalAndr_principal, whole genome shotgun sequence encodes:
- the LOC143185915 gene encoding cilia- and flagella-associated protein 299 produces MTLIGTQIDSDRRLLKFHTYEDYLDFLVTFVDLGYLENLSVARQLAELGYRCTGETLTREAFYRRLKAVKDLLFPIYKPYELTSEFVTPDNIVMQELALRERLNRLKIISTIIFVRNFTKLQFQVSGYIDFSERLKEEDWLPYFQGKKKLWPRASDLAYYHWRSNKTLLNETSNYQPVIDPERGLQFKHCLDRHVINIDPGASSPGIDTTRIRIHCPKYEHVILYDHVIRSRC; encoded by the coding sequence atgacACTTATAGGAACACAAATAGATAGTGATAGAAGATTATTAAAATTTCATACATATGAAGATTACTTAGATTTTTTAGTGACATTTGTTGACCTTGGATATTTAGAAAATCTTAGTGTCGCACGTCAATTAGCTGAACTTGGATATCGTTGTACAGGTGAAACTCTTACTAGAGAGGCATTTTATCGACGTTTGAAAGCTGTAAAGGATTTACTTTTCCCAATTTATAAACCATATGAATTAACATCAGAATTTGTAACACCAGATAATATAGTAATGCAAGAACTTGCACTACGAGAACGTTTAAATAGATTAAAAATTATATCTACTATTATTTTTGTAAGAAATTTTACAAAGCTTCAATTTCAAGTTTCTGGTTACATTGACTTTAGCGAAAGACTTAAGGAAGAAGATTGGCTTCCATATTTCCAAGGCAAGAAAAAACTATGGCCACGTGCTTCTGATCTTGCATATTATCATTGGAGATCAAACAAAACTCTGTTAAATGAAACTTCTAATTATCAACCAGTTATAGACCCAGAACGAGGTCTTCAATTTAAACATTGTTTAGATAGACATGTTATTAATATTGATCCTGGGGCATCCTCTCCAGGCATTGATACAACACGTATAAGAATACATTGCCCAAAGTATGAACATGTAATATTATACGACCATGTTATTCGCAGTAGATGTTAA